In a genomic window of Jaculus jaculus isolate mJacJac1 chromosome 8, mJacJac1.mat.Y.cur, whole genome shotgun sequence:
- the Dxo gene encoding decapping and exoribonuclease protein codes for MEPRATKRKAEALDVAPTLPTEPALYSGPFPFYRRPSQLGCFSLDAQRRYHGDARALRYYSPPPINGPGPDFDLRDGYPERYLRRDEEVREGLDHLLRWLLEHRGQLEGGPGWLAGATVTWRGHLTKLLTTPYERQEGWQLAASRFQGTLYLSEVETPTARAQRLARPPLLQELMYMGYKFEQYMCADKPGGFPDPSGEVNTNVAFCSVLRSRLGRHPLLFSGEVDCTDPQAASTQPPTCYVELKTSKEMRSPGQWRTFYRHKLLKWWAQSFLPGVPNVVAGFRNPEGFVCSLKTFPTMKMFEHVRNDPDGWNPSVCMNFCAAFLNFAQSTVVEDDPRLVHLFSWEPGGPVTVSVHRDAPYAFLPTWYVEAMTQDLPSLPRTPSPKD; via the exons ATGGAGCCCAGAGCCACCAAGAGAAAAGCCGAGGCTCTAGACGTGGCCCCCACGCTGCCCACGGAGCCCGCCCTGTACTCTGGGCCCTTCCCTTTCTACCGGCGCCCTTCGCAATTAGGCTGCTTTTCCCTGGACGCGCAGCGCCGGTACCACGGCGACGCCCGAGCGCTGCGCTACTACAGCCCGCCCCCCATCAACGGCCCGGGCCCCGACTTCGACCTCCGGGACGGGTACCCCGAGCGATACCTACGCCGGGACGAGGAGGTCCGCGAGGGCTTGGACCACCTGCTGCGCTGGCTTCTGGAGCACCGAGGCCAGCTGGAGGG GGgcccaggctggctggcaggGGCCACAGTGACGTGGCGCGGACACCTGACAAAGTTGCTGACGACCCCGTACGAGCGGCAGGAGGGCTGGCAGCTGGCAGCCTCCCGGTTCCAGGGAACACTCTACCTGAGTGAGGTGGAGACGCCCACCGCTCGGGCTCAGAGACTTGCTCGCCCGCCGCTCCTGCAGGAGCTCATGTACATGGGCTACAAGTTCGAGCAGTACATGTGTGCAG ACAAACCCGGAGGCTTCCCAGACCCCTCCGGGGAGGTTAACACCAACGTGGCCTTCTGCTCTGTGCTACGCAGCCGCCTGGGAAGGCACCCCCTGCTCTTCTCAGGAGAGGTAGACTGCACAGACCCCCAGGCTGCGTCTACACAGCCCCCCACCTGTTATGTGGAGCTCAAGACCTCCAAGGAGATGCGTAGCCCTGGCCAGTGGAGGACCTTCTACAG ACACAAGCTCCTGAAATGGTGGGCTCAGTCATTCCTCCCAGGGGTCCCGAATGTTGTTGCTGGCTTCCGGAACCCAGAAGGTTTCGTCTGTTCCCTAAAAACCTTTCCTACCATGAAGATGTTTGAACACGTCAGG AATGACCCTGATGGCTGGAATCCCTCAGTGTGCATGAACTTCTGTGCCGCTTTCCTTAATTTTGCCCAGAGCACAGTTGTTGAGGATGATCCCAG GCTTGTCCACCTATTCTCCTGGGAGCCTGGTGGTCCAGTCACCGTGTCTGTACATCGGGATGCGCCCTATGCCTTTCTGCCCACGTGGTACGTGGAAGCCATGACCCAGGACCTCCCATCACTCCCTAGGACACCCTCCCCCAAGGACTGA
- the Stk19 gene encoding serine/threonine-protein kinase 19 codes for MSRKRQLLAPEAFAPKRRRAQGAEGADPLKAEAGSARAAVAQLAQLFPRGLFEDTLPPIVLRSQVYSLLPDRTVADRQLKALQERGEVRAIQLGFDSDSHGVVFTEDYTASVLKACAGRPYAGAVQKFLAAVLPACGDLSFQQDQMTQTFGFKDPEITHLISAGVLTVRDAGSWWLAVPGAGRFIKCFIKGRQAVLGMIRKAKYRELLLSELLGRRPPSAVRLGLAYHVHDLIGAQLVDCVSTTSGTLLRLPET; via the exons ATGAGCCGCAAGCGGCAGCTCCTGGCTCCCGAGGCCTTCGCGCCGAAGCGGCGGCGGGCGCAGGGGGCCGAGGGCGCCGATCCTCTGAAGGCCGAAGCAG GCTCGGCGCGCGCGGCCGTGGCCCAGCTCGCGCAGCTCTTCCCACGAGGCCTGTTCGAGGACACGCTGCCGCCCATCGTGCTCAGGAGCCAGGTGTACAGCCTGCTGCCCGACCGGACGGTGGCCGACCGGCAGCTG AAGGCGCTCCAGGAGCGGGGAGAGGTCAGAGCCATCCAGCTGGGCTTCGACTCGGACTCTCACGGGGTTGTCTTCACCGAGGACTACACGGCCTCG GTCCTCAAGGCCTGCGCTGGCCGCCCTTATGCTGGGGCAGTGCAGAAGTTTCTGGCCGCAGTGCTTCCAGCCTGTGGAGACCTTAGTTTCCAGCAGGACCAAATGACACAGACCTTTGGCTTCAAGGATCCAGAGATCAC GCACCTGATAAGCGCCGGGGTCCTCACTGTTCGCGATGCTGGCAGCTGGTGGCTGGCTGTGCCCGGAGCTGGGAGATTCATCAAGTGCTTCATTAAAG GGCGCCAGGCTGTACTCGGTATGATCCGGAAGGCCAAGTACCGGGAGCTGCTCCTGTCAGAGCTCCTGGGCCGGCGGCCCCCTTCGGCAGTGAGGCTCGGCCTTGCCTACCATGTGCACGACCTCATTGGGGCCCAGCTGGTGGACTG CGTCTCCACCACTTCCGGAACCCTCCTCCGCCTGCCAGAGACGTGA